Proteins from a single region of Ischnura elegans chromosome 2, ioIscEleg1.1, whole genome shotgun sequence:
- the LOC124173995 gene encoding facilitated trehalose transporter Tret1-like has translation MSTTKAKLRQYYAAISATIPSLCFGLAVTWTSPLASRLQGQDPSTSYEPLERPLTGTELSWVSSLMPLGAILGSVMVGFAMDRFGRKKTLLAFGGIPCVVGWIVILNATSVYMLYTARLLIGVSSGVALLVGPTYIAEFASPSLRGSLCAMFQIMLNLGVMVPYCIGPYTSYFVLAGVSLLFPLAFLATFLFLPETPFYLISKQELEEAAKSLAWFTGEKQSPDLSKQRDIISSCVHEASSVSLVDSFKELFSSRGNRRALMVVSGLMFAFQFCGINAILFNLETVFRGSSKTNKPWLGPSESAIVTGVVQNVSTWVAAALVDKVGRRPLLLVSTALATVGIVGLGVQSFLEENKFSVASDLTWMPVACLMLFVSAFCVGLGPLSWIVMSELFTGGAKSAASLLGGGFSWLLAFVVTLTFSPMEEYLHFYGTYWVYSVCCALGFFFTAVMLPETKCKTLENIHEEL, from the coding sequence CCACGATCCCGTCACTTTGCTTCGGATTAGCCGTCACTTGGACATCCCCACTGGCGAGCAGACTCCAAGGGCAGGACCCATCCACATCGTACGAGCCCCTTGAACGGCCTTTGACGGGCACGGAGCTCTCGTGGGTCAGTTCCTTGATGCCGCTGGGGGCCATATTGGGCTCCGTCATGGTTGGCTTCGCGATGGACAGGTTCGGCCGCAAGAAAACACTGCTGGCCTTCGGCGGCATTCCGTGCGTCGTCGGCTGGATCGTCATCCTTAACGCGACCAGTGTTTACATGCTCTACACCGCCAGGCTCCTCATCGGCGTCTCGTCAGGGGTGGCACTTCTCGTGGGCCCCACTTACATCGCTGAATTTGCCTCCCCCTCCCTCCGCGGCTCCCTGTGCGCCATGTTCCAAATAATGTTGAACCTGGGCGTAATGGTCCCCTATTGCATCGGACCGTACACGTCCTACTTCGTCCTGGCCGGTGTGAGCCTCCTGTTCCCTCTAGCTTTCCTTGCCACGTTCCTTTTCCTCCCGGAAACACCATTCTATCTGATTTCCAAACAGGAACTGGAGGAAGCCGCCAAATCCCTCGCGTGGTTCACGGGCGAGAAGCAATCCCCGGATCTGTCCAAGCAGCGGGACATCATCTCGTCCTGCGTCCACGAGGCCAGCTCCGTCAGCCTCGTCGATTCTTTCAAGGAGCTCTTCTCGAGTCGAGGGAACCGGCGCGCTTTGATGGTCGTGTCCGGCCTCATGTTCGCCTTCCAATTCTGCGGCATCAACGCCATACTCTTCAATTTGGAGACCGTGTTTCGCGGGAGTTCGAAGACGAACAAGCCGTGGCTGGGTCCCAGCGAGTCGGCCATCGTCACGGGAGTCGTGCAGAACGTTTCCACTTGGGTGGCGGCTGCTCTCGTGGACAAGGTGGGCCGGCGCCCTCTGCTTCTGGTTTCCACGGCGTTAGCCACGGTGGGGATAGTGGGTCTGGGTGTCCAGTCGTTCCTGGAGGAGAATAAGTTCTCCGTGGCGAGCGACCTTACTTGGATGCCGGTGGCCTGTCTCATGCTCTTCGTGTCCGCTTTCTGCGTGGGCCTGGGCCCTTTGTCTTGGATCGTCATGAGCGAGCTCTTCACCGGAGGCGCAAAGAGTGCCGCTTCTCTGCTGGGCGGCGGATTCTCCTGGCTGCTGGCCTTCGTCGTCACGCTCACCTTCAGTCCCATGGAAGAGTACCTGCATTTCTACGGAACGTACTGGGTTTATTCCGTGTGCTGTGCACTTGGGTTCTTCTTCACTGCGGTGATGTTGCCCGAGACCAAATGTAAAACTTTGGAAAACATACACGAAGAGCTATGA